The nucleotide sequence ACAAAATTCTTTTTAGTCACAGTGAAAATCAAATTGATTATTTGGTTCACATTTTACCTGAGTTTCTTTTGGAATTTATGGAACAAAATGGATTCTTTAATATTAATTTTGTTATTAATTCAAGTAAAACCAAACAAAGTTTTCTAAGTGTTTTACCACTTTCGAAGATGGATTTTAACTTAAATGTTCGACATCTAGAAATGGAAAAAGAGATGAATATTAAAAGAATGAATATTTATCCAAATTTAAACAAATTTATTAATTCGGAATTAAATTCTTATTTAACTTATATGGTGTTTACATTACTTAATGAATCAGCATTAATTAATGAAAAATATAAATTAGTTGCTCAAAATCAAAAAATTCATGATTTAGAAAAGAAATACAAACAAATGCACTTGTCAATGCTACGTGGTAAACGGGAATTGGAAGTTGAACAACTTTCATTGTTAAGTTCGAAAAAAGATTTATTGCACACAGCGGGGAACTATAAGGAAGAATAATGAGTAAAACAGTACTTAAATTAGTATCACAAACATTTGAAATAGACAAAATTAACATTAATAAATTGGAATTTAACAATGATTTAAAAGATTCTTGAACAACCTTTACACCAAATTCTGTTGCCAGTTATACCAGAGTTCTAATTCGTATTCATACCACTATGCGAAATCGCAATCGAACTATTTATCTGATTTTAGAGAATGTATTTGCTTCTTATAAGGAAAATGAAATTGAATTGCGTTATTCAAATTCGAAATTAGAATTTTACAAAAACGCACAAAATAAAAATGATTTACCAGAAGTGAATAAAAAAGCAGTTAAAGAACTAAAAAATGAAATTGATTTATTGAATGAAATGCACAAAAATAATATTCAAACTGATGTTTCAATCGAAACTATATTCAAAAAAAGAGAATTATTTAGATTAACAGCAATTGTCAATTTCAACTTAAATAAAGGAGAAGAATGAAAAAGAATAAATGATTAATATTAGGTTCAGTCAGTTTATTTTCAACCTTTCCTTTAGTAATTTCTGCAAATCCTAGCACTGGGACAACTACAGCTTCACCAGAGGCAGATCAACCAACACAACCAAATGAAGAAGAAGTGCAACCTACTTTAGATCCAAATTTTGATTCTTTCAAAAAGGTTGTAGATTTGGAATTAAAGAGACAATTATCAACAATAATCGATAATAAAATAGTTGATTTAAGAAATAAAGCTAATGAGATTATTCGTAAGAGTGAAAAGGAAAAAACCGAAGAAATCATTAAAGCCATTTATTACCACAAAGTTGCTGACTATCTACAGAGAAAACGTTTTGACATTCTCGATGATCCAAAATCTTTTGGTTTTCAAATTATTTATCCCTACGTTATAGCTTTAAATAAAGATATTTACGTTTCGAATGTAATTTATGATGATCGTGAGTATGAAAATATTAAATTCGGTACGGTATTGGGGACAACTTACTTTGAAGATGATATTGCTCGCAAAGATGAATTCACAGTTAACATCAATGCTATGAGTTATGCAGAATTACAAGAACAGACGAGAAAATATTTTTCGGACTTGAATTCGCAATTTGACGAGATTTTTGTCAATGAAAGAGATATACCAAAATTAAAGAGTGAAAAACTAGAAAATAGTGATAATTCAGACACTACAGAAATTTTGTTTGATGATTTCTATAATGGTATTGAAATTACTTTACCAAATGGTTATAGTGAATGAGATGACTATGTTAAAGAGAAAATTGAAAAGAGGTTTTTACGATTTGACTTAGATAGAAACTCAAATTCAGATGCTGAAGAAACACCACCTGAAACACCTCCTGTTATTCCAGTCACGAATCCTAAAGAAGTAACAGATCCTTTAGATAATATTGATGCTTTTACCGAAAACGTCCCTAATTTAATACCTTATATTTCATTTGAATTTTGAGAAAACTTTAAACCTGAATTTTATGATGAGTGAAAAGCATTATCTGATAACAGCAATTTATCAGAGTTAAATTTAAGATTCAAATTTGAAAATTCTATTTTTACTCGTTATCATTACTCAATTATTGCACTTAGAAAAACAGAAGATAGATTAAAAGCTGTGGTTTTAATTCGAGATAGAAATAACTTAAGTATTTCACGTACATATGAAACTGAAATTTTAAAAGATGATTCAAAAGAATTTGCTAGATCTAAAGAAGCAGCAAATAAATTAGTCCGTGAAACAATTGTTAAATTTTACGATGCGCTTGGTATTGGTTCTAAAATTACACTTAAAAATTTAGGAAATCAAGAATTAATTTTATCTGTGTTTAATATGATCGTAAATCTAAATAAGATGATTTCGGAAAAAGATGATTATCACACAGAGCTTAAAAAAATAATTGAAAAATACAAAGATACTATTATCAAGTCAAATAAAGAAAAAGAGTTAACAATTGAATCGTCTGACTATATTAGAGATTTAATGAATCTATTTTTAGGTTCAATTGAGAGAAGTAGTTTAGTTGAAAATGATACTAATGTTGAATATCAATTTTTCGAATATCTTTACAATACCTATAAAAAAGTCGTTTTCGATGCTAAGGAAGGACTTGAGAAGAAAGAACTTAAACAAGAAATTATTAAAAAATTCCAGATGTTTAAGTTCGATTTAGCAACCTTGGATAAAATTTTTGAAATTTTAAACTTTGACCTTGACTACTGAAAAGGATTAATTAATTCTAACACCTTTAGTATTCAAGACAAGTACAATAAAAACGTTGAAGTGATTGATAAAATTCAAAATATTTTGATTCAGTTAGCTGTTTTAACAAATACTGATGAACTTAATCCAAATGACACGAATAATCCTAAAGTTATTGAGCTTAAAGAAACATATAATCGTGTTAAATCAACTAAAACGATCGGATATGTCGAAAAACAAAAGACACTTTATTATGTTGTTAGTGCTATTTTCACCTTATTAGGTTTGACCACTTTAATTAATTGACTAGTCTTAAGATTTAGTAAAAACAAAAAAATAAAATTAGGCAAAAAATATAGTTTTGTATTAATTGGAATTTCTGTAATGTCACTAGGAATTGCAATCGCTATGATTATTTTTGCTATTGGAGGAATTTAATAATGAAAAATCCTATTGTAACAGCAATTTTTGACTATGTTGTAGAAATTTCAGGTAATTATGAATATCAACAAAATCAAATTTTTTGCTTAAAAAATTCAAAACAAGATATCAAAATGATGTTAATTTCATCAACCACAGATCGAGCGTTCTGTCTTGCTAGTGCTGGGGTTAATGATTTATTAATCGGTTCAGAAGTTGTAGCAATTCATGAAAGTGAAAAAGTTAAAACACCAAAAGATATTTTTGGAAAGATTATTAACACTAATAATGATGTGTTATATCCAATTAATGAAAAATTTACACAAGGATATTACAAACATGAAAATAATATTTTTAACAATGATAATAAATTGTTAGATTATGAACCTTTAGAACAACAACTTTATACAGGATACATTAATATTGACTTATTAATCCCGATCGGTCGGGGACAACGTGAGTTGATTATTGGGGACCGTAGAACTGGAAAAACTCACATTGCATTAAATACAATTATTAATCAAAAAGGTAAAGGTATTAAATGTATTTATGTAGCTATAGGACAGCAACAATCGCAAGTTACAGCTGCTTATAAGTTACTTAAAGAAAATGGTGCAATGGACTACACTATAATTATCGATGCTTCATCAAGTAATCCATATGAGCAATATTTAGCACCTTATATCGGTATGACACATGCGGAAAATATTTGCCCCGAAGAAGATGTTTTGATTGTTTTTGACAACTTAACTAACCACGCAAATATTGTTCGTGAAATTGCTTTATTAACCAATAAACCAGTTGGAAAAGAAGCATTCCCTGGGGACATGTTCTACACTCACTCTCGTCTTTTAGAACGTAGTGGAAAATTTAAAAACAAATATTCAATTACAGCTTTACCAATTATTCAAACAGTTGAAAATGACATTACTTCTTTAGTTGCTTCGAACGTTATTTCTATTACCGACGGTCAAATCGTTACTAATTCCGAATTATTTGCAGCAGGTAAAATTCCAGCTGTGGACATTGATTTATCAGTTAGCCGGATTGGTGGAAATGTTCAAAAAGCACATATTGCTCGTGTTGCATCTGAAGTTGGTAAGTTATACAAATCATACAAAAGACAAATTAAATTATCATCACTTAAATATGACTTAAATGACGACATTAGTCAATTGATTTCAAATGGTATTTTAGCTGAAAGAATGTTTATCCAAAAAGGTGTTTCAAGCTACTCAGAAAATGCTATGTTTATGACATCGAAATTAGTGACATGAGGTTTCTTGAGTGAAATTAAAGACTTGCCATTAGTTTTAAAATTTGTTGATAAATTTATTGAGAAAAACAAACAAGCAAATGAATTATTCAATAATCTATTATCGAATAAACAAAATAATGATGAAATTGCAAAAAATTTCTTTAAATATTCTTTAGATCAATTTTCAAAAGCTAATAAACTAGATTGAAAACTTAATTCTAATGATAAATTTTTACCTTTAGATCAAAGCAAATTAGTTGAAATTTACAATGAAATTACAGGAGTTAAATAATGAGTGCAAAAATAAGTAAGATTTGAAGTGATGTTGTTGAGATTACTTTTGAAAATCAAGAGTTACCAAAAATCAACCACATTATTAAAACCGAAAATGATTCATCTTCCTTAATGGTTAAAAAAATTGTAAATGATAAAAAATTGCTTGCAATCATCGTAAATAGTGAAGAAGCTTTGAAAATTAATCAAGAAGTCTTTCCAACAGGTAAATCATTTATGGTACCAGTTGGTCAAAAAGCAAAAGGAAATATTTTTGACATTAATGGTATTTCTTTAACAGATAAAAAAGACAAACACACATATGTAGAAATGGATTCAACCATTATTGAAAATTTCGATTATTCATTTGCACCAACAATTCTTGAAACTGGGATTAAAGCAATTGACTTCTTTATCCCTATTTTAAAAGGTTCGAAAATTGGTATTTTTGGTGGAGCCGGGGTTGGTAAAACTGTTTTAATGAAAGAAATCATTTTTAACCTTTCAAAAAACCAAAATAAAACTTCATCAATTTTCATTGGTGCTGGTGAGCGTTCGCGTGAAGGGGTTGAATTATATCAAGATTTAGTTAAATCAGACTTGATGGATAATTCTATTATGTATATTTCACAAATGAACGAAAGAGCTGGAGCTAGAATGTCAATTGTCCCAGTTGGGATAACTGCAGCTGAGTATTTAAGAGACAATAATAAAGAAAATGTTTTATTATTTATCGATAACATTTTCCGTTTCCTACAAGCAGGGAGTGAAACAGCTGTTTCATTAGACAAAAAAACATCGATTGGTGGATACCAAGCGACATTAAATACAGAAATATCACAAGTTGAAAATAGATTGTTCACTAACCAAAACGGAGCAATTACAAGTTTCCAAACTGTCTTCCTACCAATGGACGATTTATCTGATCCATCAGCAGTAGCGGTGTTTAGTCACTTAAATGGTTCGCTGGTGCTTTCTCGTGAAGTAGCATATAAAAATATTTATCCTGCTTTTGATCCACTTGAATCGACATCAACTAGTGTGGATCCAGTTATTATTGGTGAAAGACACTATAATGCGATTATAGAAGTTAAAAAAGTATTCCAAAGATATAAAGAATTAGAAGATGTTATTTTAATCCTTGGTATGGAAGAATTGGACGATGAATCTAAGATAATTGTTAAGAAAACTTTGCAATTACAAAACTTCTTTTCACAATATTTCTTTATGACTGAACATTTCACACATGAACCAGGTGTGTATGTACCTTTAAATGAGACAATTTCGTCAGTTGAAAGAATTTTATCAGGTGAATTTTTAGATGTACCTGCTCGTGCATTTTTATACATTAAATCGGTTGATGATATTAAAATAGGTGGTTAATCTTATGAAAAGAAACAAAAAGAAGTTGTTATTCTTTTCGACCTTAACCGCAATAGCTGGGATATCCTTATCAGGTTCTTGTACAGTAAATGTACATATTAATGAACAAAATAAAAACTTTAAAAATCAAAATGTTCTTAATGAGTTTAAAAATAACAAAGATCGCTTAATTGCAGAGCTCAAAGAAAAAACTGAGTTAACCGAAGAAGAAAAAAATACGTTTGTACAGCAAATTGAAGCAGCAAACACACGTGGAGCACTTGAAGAAGCTGTTAAAAATATTAAAGAAGAATTGTTAAAAATCAGAATAAGACAAAGATCGATAGAATTATTAGAAAAACATAAAGATGTCGTTCGTAAATTAATTAATGAATCTGAAGCTTTGTCAGCTGAATTAAAAGCTGAATTGCACGAAAAATTAAATAGCTTAACAAACAAAGATGACATTAAAAGATATCTTTTAGAAGTTCAACAAAAAATTGAAGATGAGAAAATTCGTGCCGAAGTATTGGAATACCTTAATATTCTCAATATTGATGCAGAGCTTGCGAAGTACGAAAAAGATCTTGGTCAATATAAAGAATATGAATTAAGATATTCAACAGAACTTCTATACAAATTAAAAGAAGAAGATAAAGCTGATACGATCATCAATAACTATAAAAATGTAAATAAGGATGTAGTTGATAAATTTAATACAATTTCAGCTGCAAATTATCAAATCTTTTATCAAGACGCTTATATTAAGAATTTTTCACTTCCAAATGCGAATAAAGATTTGGTTTTAAATCCAAATAAAATAAAACCAGTTCGAAAATACTACGACTCAAAATCTGGGGATCGTGGTAAACCAAGATTTTTAATGAATGAACATTACAAGAGAATGGCATTAGATACTTATCGCATTGTATTTAATAACGAAAACCCTGAGATTGCAAAAGATCCAGATACTAAATCGGTAAAATCCGGAAAACAATCTTGAGGTACTGCTTGAATATTAGATTATGAAATTCCCGAGGATGGTTCATACCCAACAAAATGATACATTGCGACCAATTTACACGTAGTTATGCCGTTTCATAAAAACAATACAGATCGAGATTCAGATGAATTGTACGTAAATAATGCAAGAATTCGAGAAGAACATGATTTACTACGTGATGCTTTGTTAGAATTTAATGCTTTAGAAGCGGAATTTAACGAGGCAAAAGTTAGAGCAGATCAAATCAAAGCGAGCAGAGGTGAAGACGATCCTGAATATAAAGCTTTTTACAGTAAATATCAAGATATAGCAAATCCTTCTGAATGACTAATTAACTACAATAAAGCTTTTAGAAAAAAAGAAAAATACGAAAACTTTATCGGTATCACAACTGGGATTAGTTTATACAATTTTAGTAGCGACGTACCATTAAATATTGAGCTGGACACAATCGATAAAGATCCTTATGTTCAACAGGTTGATTTAGAACCAGCTCAAGTCAAAATAGTTTATGCTGCTCTGGACTTCTTAAAACAATCTCCAAAATCGTACCTCGATCCTAATAGTAAACATAAAAATATTGAAGAATTTGCAGATTTTGCAGTTCTAGAAGTTGATTTTGGTAAATTAGCGTCAAATAAATTAAAATACACCAAAAAAGCTGAAGGTGTTTCAGGTGGTGAAAATTTTGTCGAAAGCAGCAGTGAATTAGCACGTGTAATTACTAATAACTACGCTGACTTACCAGAATCTGAAAAGGCAAAACCGGCTAATTATGATGTTTTAAGTAAATATCATGAATGAGAAACCGAAGTAATTGAGTACACAGACGGAAATCAAAAAGTCCCTATCCCGAGAATTAATGCAAATTTCCTTGCTTTAGGTTATCCTAGTGCGGAAACTGATTATTCAATAAATAATGCTGCTTTAAGTGATGATCGCAAGTTTGCTTTAAAATATACAGCAAGCTTGTGAACCAATAAACCAAACACACAAGGGGATGGTATTAGGGACTTTGGACACTCACTATCAAAAAACTTAGCTTACCGTAACTTTGTGGACAAGCCTGGGGTTACTGATATGACTATTACTAATCCTATTTATGTAAGTACAAAAGATGAACCTTTTAACGTAGAGGGATTTAGAGATAAGAGTTCAAGTTACCAAGGATATGGTTTTATGAACTATGGTTTAGGTTATGTTTTAACTACTTGACAACCACTAGGCGGATCATCTGGAAGTAGTATTCGTGACTTAAATAATAACATTTTAGCCGTAAACTACTTAACTACAGACAATTTAGGAAATACGCTTGTTAACCTTTCACAAGCCCTACGCAGTCCTGGGTATGATTATGATGGTCAATATGGTAAATATAAATTGGAGTCGTATGATTTAGTTTATGGTGGTGGTAAAAACCAAAGAACATCATTCCGTCAATCATTACTAAAACTTTATGGTGGACAATTTAAAACTCGTTTGTTCCCAGAAGGTGTTAGCAAAATACCTGCTGAATATCGTTTTAATTTAACTGAGGAATAATATGAATAAAAATAAATTAAAGAAAATATTATTAGCAACAACATTAATAGGCACTTATTCACCATTATTGGTCGCATGTCAAATTAAAACGATTGAACCAAAAAAAGAAATTAACGATAGAAATCCTGAACCTGAAGTAAAACAAGGTAGTGCAAAAATAATCGATGAGTATAAAGAAGATATTTTAAATGCTCGTTATCTAATTGAACAAAAATACTCACTTTATAATGAGACAATCGAGAGACAAAAAGCATTTTTAAGTGCTGCAAACTCGTTAAAAGAAGCATATGAAGCGGAACATCAAAAATTTGAAAAACTTCAAGAGCAAATCAACGAAATCAAAATCAAAAGGGAAAGTGAATTAGAAAAATTAAGCAAATTTAACTTTTTTGAATCTGAAGATGGTATACAAATTTCTGGTAAATTAGCAATTGGTCTAAATGTTAATATCAATGAATATCCAAAAATTACAGATATCGAACTTAAAAATCTTATTGTTAAAATAAACCAAATAAACAGTGAATATAACAAATTAAAACTAGACAAAGTAACCACATATTCAAATTATTTAAACTCAAAAAGAGATTATGAAAATAATCAAACACAAATTTCTCAAAGTGAGAATTTATTAAAGCAAACAAATATTGAAATTGGTGAGTTGGAAAAATCAATAGTCGAAAAAAACCGATGAATTCAAAAATATTCTAAAGAGCATAAATTGTCATTTAAAGCAATTGAAATTAAGTTGAAAAAAATTAAAGAAATCATTGATGAAAACGGTGTTAAAAAAGCAATCTACGAACAACCAGAAGATAAAGTTGAAGAGGACTTGAAATTCGATGACAACGTAGTACCAAGTTTTCCAACTGGTCCAATTCAAATACCAAAATTTGATGAAAATGCACACAAATATCCCGACTTTGCATCTGAGTTTACTAAAATGTCCCCAGTGGACATTTACAAAGAAATTTACGATCGTACTTTTTCTATCAAATATGCATTTAAAGAAACTCCGAATGGTGGGGTTATTAGAGACATCTATCAAGGTACCGCTTGAATATTAGATTATCATAAATACCAAAACAGTAATAAGTACAAAATTTTCATGGCAAGCAATATGCACGTTCTGGGACAAATGAGCAATACGTTGGGGACAACTTTAGATAAAAAATTAGGTTACTTTGATCCAACTGGTTCTACTGTTGTCGATTTTGATTTAGGTAAAACAGAACAAACTCCAACTAACTTTGGAAGCATACCTAATGAGTCGTACAGCAAATATATTAATTCACGAGGTGGAAATACAATTTATTACAATTCAAAAACTTTAGGACTTGAGAATCCGAAAATGGTTTTTGGTGCTGTGGATTATATTCGTGATTCAACTTTATATTCCCCAGTCAAGACCAGAGAGTATAAAAATCAAATAATAATAGGTGATCAATTAGAAGCACCGACATATGATAGAGTTGAAAAAGAAAAGAAAACGAAGATTCTGGAGAATATGTCTAGAATGAGATACATTCCTTATTTCTCAGATTTTGGTGTGTTCGAATTTGATGTTGATTTAGATTCGCCGCGTTTAAATAGTAAATTTAAAGGATGAATTAATAAAGCGATTAAAGCATTAGATAATTACATCAATAGAAATAAAAACCCTAATAATAAAACTCCAAATCGTTTTGTAGACGATTTACCATTCTTAAGTGCAGATTATTTGTCAGCTGGTAAAATGAGACTTAAAGGTAAACATTTAGATTATGAAGCTATCTCGTTAGCCAATGCAAAAGATGTGTATATTGGTGGATATCCTAAAAATAGTGCAACCAGAAAAACATACTGAATGCAAAATAATCCAACTGAACGTGATTCAACAGAATTAACTTCATACTTTAAATCACCTGAAAATAAAAGAGCTTTTGCACTTGCAACATTGGATTATGATTCAAAACTAGAAAGTGGA is from Mycoplasmopsis pullorum and encodes:
- a CDS encoding MSC_0622 family F1-like ATPase gamma subunit; translated protein: MHIKKIKTKLNSFSKLMKIVESNKNITLINILKLSKQISFYYERALSSKRIIESLLGSNIVNNPILNGETTFNIFNIKKSNKFSISKTIWIYVTEEEKYSTNSYLKYEKNLIKNIKKNDLIIPIGQRAINFATQNKYKILFSHSENQIDYLVHILPEFLLEFMEQNGFFNINFVINSSKTKQSFLSVLPLSKMDFNLNVRHLEMEKEMNIKRMNIYPNLNKFINSELNSYLTYMVFTLLNESALINEKYKLVAQNQKIHDLEKKYKQMHLSMLRGKRELEVEQLSLLSSKKDLLHTAGNYKEE
- a CDS encoding MSC_0621 family F1-like ATPase epsilon subunit produces the protein MSKTVLKLVSQTFEIDKININKLEFNNDLKDSWTTFTPNSVASYTRVLIRIHTTMRNRNRTIYLILENVFASYKENEIELRYSNSKLEFYKNAQNKNDLPEVNKKAVKELKNEIDLLNEMHKNNIQTDVSIETIFKKRELFRLTAIVNFNLNKGEEWKRIND
- a CDS encoding MSC_0620 family F1-like ATPase-associated subunit — protein: MKKNKWLILGSVSLFSTFPLVISANPSTGTTTASPEADQPTQPNEEEVQPTLDPNFDSFKKVVDLELKRQLSTIIDNKIVDLRNKANEIIRKSEKEKTEEIIKAIYYHKVADYLQRKRFDILDDPKSFGFQIIYPYVIALNKDIYVSNVIYDDREYENIKFGTVLGTTYFEDDIARKDEFTVNINAMSYAELQEQTRKYFSDLNSQFDEIFVNERDIPKLKSEKLENSDNSDTTEILFDDFYNGIEITLPNGYSEWDDYVKEKIEKRFLRFDLDRNSNSDAEETPPETPPVIPVTNPKEVTDPLDNIDAFTENVPNLIPYISFEFWENFKPEFYDEWKALSDNSNLSELNLRFKFENSIFTRYHYSIIALRKTEDRLKAVVLIRDRNNLSISRTYETEILKDDSKEFARSKEAANKLVRETIVKFYDALGIGSKITLKNLGNQELILSVFNMIVNLNKMISEKDDYHTELKKIIEKYKDTIIKSNKEKELTIESSDYIRDLMNLFLGSIERSSLVENDTNVEYQFFEYLYNTYKKVVFDAKEGLEKKELKQEIIKKFQMFKFDLATLDKIFEILNFDLDYWKGLINSNTFSIQDKYNKNVEVIDKIQNILIQLAVLTNTDELNPNDTNNPKVIELKETYNRVKSTKTIGYVEKQKTLYYVVSAIFTLLGLTTLINWLVLRFSKNKKIKLGKKYSFVLIGISVMSLGIAIAMIIFAIGGI
- a CDS encoding MSC_0619 family F1-like ATPase alpha subunit, whose translation is MKNPIVTAIFDYVVEISGNYEYQQNQIFCLKNSKQDIKMMLISSTTDRAFCLASAGVNDLLIGSEVVAIHESEKVKTPKDIFGKIINTNNDVLYPINEKFTQGYYKHENNIFNNDNKLLDYEPLEQQLYTGYINIDLLIPIGRGQRELIIGDRRTGKTHIALNTIINQKGKGIKCIYVAIGQQQSQVTAAYKLLKENGAMDYTIIIDASSSNPYEQYLAPYIGMTHAENICPEEDVLIVFDNLTNHANIVREIALLTNKPVGKEAFPGDMFYTHSRLLERSGKFKNKYSITALPIIQTVENDITSLVASNVISITDGQIVTNSELFAAGKIPAVDIDLSVSRIGGNVQKAHIARVASEVGKLYKSYKRQIKLSSLKYDLNDDISQLISNGILAERMFIQKGVSSYSENAMFMTSKLVTWGFLSEIKDLPLVLKFVDKFIEKNKQANELFNNLLSNKQNNDEIAKNFFKYSLDQFSKANKLDWKLNSNDKFLPLDQSKLVEIYNEITGVK
- a CDS encoding MSC_0618 family F1-like ATPase beta subunit, with the protein product MSAKISKIWSDVVEITFENQELPKINHIIKTENDSSSLMVKKIVNDKKLLAIIVNSEEALKINQEVFPTGKSFMVPVGQKAKGNIFDINGISLTDKKDKHTYVEMDSTIIENFDYSFAPTILETGIKAIDFFIPILKGSKIGIFGGAGVGKTVLMKEIIFNLSKNQNKTSSIFIGAGERSREGVELYQDLVKSDLMDNSIMYISQMNERAGARMSIVPVGITAAEYLRDNNKENVLLFIDNIFRFLQAGSETAVSLDKKTSIGGYQATLNTEISQVENRLFTNQNGAITSFQTVFLPMDDLSDPSAVAVFSHLNGSLVLSREVAYKNIYPAFDPLESTSTSVDPVIIGERHYNAIIEVKKVFQRYKELEDVILILGMEELDDESKIIVKKTLQLQNFFSQYFFMTEHFTHEPGVYVPLNETISSVERILSGEFLDVPARAFLYIKSVDDIKIGG
- the mip gene encoding Ig-specific serine endopeptidase MIP, whose amino-acid sequence is MKRNKKKLLFFSTLTAIAGISLSGSCTVNVHINEQNKNFKNQNVLNEFKNNKDRLIAELKEKTELTEEEKNTFVQQIEAANTRGALEEAVKNIKEELLKIRIRQRSIELLEKHKDVVRKLINESEALSAELKAELHEKLNSLTNKDDIKRYLLEVQQKIEDEKIRAEVLEYLNILNIDAELAKYEKDLGQYKEYELRYSTELLYKLKEEDKADTIINNYKNVNKDVVDKFNTISAANYQIFYQDAYIKNFSLPNANKDLVLNPNKIKPVRKYYDSKSGDRGKPRFLMNEHYKRMALDTYRIVFNNENPEIAKDPDTKSVKSGKQSWGTAWILDYEIPEDGSYPTKWYIATNLHVVMPFHKNNTDRDSDELYVNNARIREEHDLLRDALLEFNALEAEFNEAKVRADQIKASRGEDDPEYKAFYSKYQDIANPSEWLINYNKAFRKKEKYENFIGITTGISLYNFSSDVPLNIELDTIDKDPYVQQVDLEPAQVKIVYAALDFLKQSPKSYLDPNSKHKNIEEFADFAVLEVDFGKLASNKLKYTKKAEGVSGGENFVESSSELARVITNNYADLPESEKAKPANYDVLSKYHEWETEVIEYTDGNQKVPIPRINANFLALGYPSAETDYSINNAALSDDRKFALKYTASLWTNKPNTQGDGIRDFGHSLSKNLAYRNFVDKPGVTDMTITNPIYVSTKDEPFNVEGFRDKSSSYQGYGFMNYGLGYVLTTWQPLGGSSGSSIRDLNNNILAVNYLTTDNLGNTLVNLSQALRSPGYDYDGQYGKYKLESYDLVYGGGKNQRTSFRQSLLKLYGGQFKTRLFPEGVSKIPAEYRFNLTEE
- a CDS encoding MIP family Ig-specific serine endopeptidase, giving the protein MNKNKLKKILLATTLIGTYSPLLVACQIKTIEPKKEINDRNPEPEVKQGSAKIIDEYKEDILNARYLIEQKYSLYNETIERQKAFLSAANSLKEAYEAEHQKFEKLQEQINEIKIKRESELEKLSKFNFFESEDGIQISGKLAIGLNVNINEYPKITDIELKNLIVKINQINSEYNKLKLDKVTTYSNYLNSKRDYENNQTQISQSENLLKQTNIEIGELEKSIVEKNRWIQKYSKEHKLSFKAIEIKLKKIKEIIDENGVKKAIYEQPEDKVEEDLKFDDNVVPSFPTGPIQIPKFDENAHKYPDFASEFTKMSPVDIYKEIYDRTFSIKYAFKETPNGGVIRDIYQGTAWILDYHKYQNSNKYKIFMASNMHVLGQMSNTLGTTLDKKLGYFDPTGSTVVDFDLGKTEQTPTNFGSIPNESYSKYINSRGGNTIYYNSKTLGLENPKMVFGAVDYIRDSTLYSPVKTREYKNQIIIGDQLEAPTYDRVEKEKKTKILENMSRMRYIPYFSDFGVFEFDVDLDSPRLNSKFKGWINKAIKALDNYINRNKNPNNKTPNRFVDDLPFLSADYLSAGKMRLKGKHLDYEAISLANAKDVYIGGYPKNSATRKTYWMQNNPTERDSTELTSYFKSPENKRAFALATLDYDSKLESGNPSPQLLWNKPYLNFYGVNYNIKFSSLYYGASGSVVYNEFGEIIGIYSGVRANNTYGNLLDSASFTSLIQRTQVKLAHGILQPYNLIDGSNKELYPKQTNSYRENLRIIYPDGFEDGTHKTALFPEGY